A stretch of Pomacea canaliculata isolate SZHN2017 linkage group LG6, ASM307304v1, whole genome shotgun sequence DNA encodes these proteins:
- the LOC112565875 gene encoding uncharacterized protein LOC112565875 — protein MSGPPPSASQQKKISDEAQTFWKQWVEAAFPDLDSRAFFLPPVYINRVPMSRQQVAGQDVFVLQPATGQSCQSNQPTVTSSAAPQATKTSPTCVQDSDVRDDAAMQRLFFCLQTMFEENKEVLFGLCQLQFGNYLGEPCYAAAAAQLPRSCNVPPTLPRNWKQGDFDLLLIHRQYGLIVCEVKAFGDNIHELKMSQHDVDKNIRKKLKEAISQLDKAEAMLSHLVSDVTSGLRITKTIVLPNLTSHQVQQAMSCDTQLTQDLCRCLGTTDPADIPGLYLCCDQLSDPKTPCDVSSHVLKELGHWWQRRVAGAGPDSHMTPELYRTLTARFCGPATTVTVPCTSPPRLSVKTLCQAVCCTGECYTSLITLFPEQVHLLNMAPSRVFVAGPPGTGKSVVLLLIGIQWLLCGHDIYIVSTWNGSYAACYMLYQLMLQTVNTRQTSVPIGRPHFLQYDLYGDDDTEVDKALNDLCKAASEGSLYIITDEAGSAYSDNFKTLCKKLKEQVPRLHLWCASFYNGHSPDGWQLEIFTRPLRSPPTVVREVEKDVDISEKGRIHKYSERGVPHHTDGPPVKQVIHRFLDHYCSMLCQNCVMCGREVSSFLHSLRGVPENVLTSTSTTTVSGGSAQGCLQWRDMLVVSEYFSQDSRMIAALKEAGIPVRIIENDDDIEDLAMARSDVVWAMSGDRARGLEKKVVVVVQLDPKYGRLHYMSRCTSQLVIVSDDLQSWREKEISEVLACLHAAKLGT, from the exons ATGTCTGGTCCTCCGCCTTCTGCTTCACAGCAG aaaaaaatctcagatGAAGCTCAGACATTTTGGAaacagtgggttgaggccgcgttccctgatctcgactctcgcgccttcttcctgcctcctgtctacatcaaccgcgtgccgatgagtAGACAGCAGGTGGCTGGTCAAGATGTTTTCGTCCTTCAGCCAGCAACTGGACAATCTTGTCAGTCCAACCAACCGACAGTGACTTCCTCTGCTGCTCCTCAAGCAACGAAGACTTCGCCTACATGCGTCCAGGATAGCGATGTCAGAGATGATGCTGCCATGCAGAGGTTGTTCTTCTGTCTACAGACAATGTTTGAGGAGAACAAAGAGGTTTTGTTTGGATTGTGTCAGCTACAGTTTGGAAATTACCTGGgggaaccttgttacgctgctgCGGCTGCCCAGTTACCCCGGTCTTGCAATGTTCCTCCAACTCTGCCACggaactggaaacagggagactttgaCCTCCTCCTTATTCACCGGCAGTACGGGCTGATAGTTTGTGAAGTCAAGGCCTTTGGTGACAACATACACGAACTAAAGATGTCCCAGCACGATGTAGACAAAAACATTAGGAAGAAACTAAAAGAGGCAAtctcacagctggacaaggcggaggccatgttgtctcacctggtgtccgacgtCACGTCCGGTCTACGCATCACTAAGACGATTGTACTCCCTAACCTCACGAGTCATCAAGTGCAGCAAGCTATGTCTTGCGACACACAATTGACCCAG gacctgtgtcggtgtctgggaacaacagaccccGCAGACATCCCTGGTCTGtatctgtgctgtgatcagttgtctgaccccaagacaccgtgtgacgtcagtagtcacgtgctgaaggaactcggacactggtggcagcgacgtgtggctggggctgggcctgacagtcacatgacacctgaaTTGTACAGGACACTGACAGCCAG attctgtggtccggcgacgaCAGTAACTGTACCATGTACATCTCCCCCACGGTTGTCTGTCAAAACCCTGTGTCAGGCCGTGTGTTgtacaggagagtgctatacttctctgataacactcttcccggagcaagttcacctgctgaACATGGCCCCTTCCAGAGTTTTTGTGGCCGGACCGCCAGGTACAGGTAAAAgcgtggtgctgctgctgatagGTATACAATGGCTGTTGTGTGGCCACGACATCTACATCGTGAGTACCTGGAATGGAAGTTATGCAGCGTGCTACATGCTGTACCAGCTAATGCTACAGACTGTAAACACACGACAGACAAGTGTACCAATCGGTCGACCTCACTTCTTACAGTATGATCTTTATGGCGATGATGATACTGAAGTGGACAAGGCCCTGAACGACTTATGTAAGGCTGCGTCTGAAGGGTCATTGTACATCATCACTGATGAAGCCGGGTCTGCTTATAG TGATAACTTCAAGACTTTATGCAAGAAGTTGAAGGAACAAGTTCCTCGCCTCCATCTTTGGTGTGCAAGTTTTTACAATGGACACTCGCCCGACGGCTGGCAGCTGGAAATTTtcaccagacccctccgctctccgcCGAcagtcgtcagggaagtcgagaaGGACGTGGACATCAGTGAGAAAGGTCGTATCCACAAGTACAGTGAGCGTGGTGTGCCccaccacacagacggcccgccagtcaagCAAGTGATTCATCGGTTTCTGGATCACTATTGCTCTATGTTATGTCAAAACTGTGTCATGTGTGGTCGCGAGGTgtccagcttcctacacagtctccgcgGTGTTCCAG AGAACGTGTTGACATCCACGTCTACCACCACCGTCAGTGGCGGCTCAGCACAAGgctgcctgcagtggagagacatGCTGGTGGTGTCTGAGTATTTTTCCCAAGACTCCCGTATGATAGCAGCGCTAAAAGAAGCGGGCATTCCAGTGCGGATAATAgagaatgatgatgacatcgaggatcTGGCCATGGCCAgaagtgacgtggtgtgggcgATGAGTGGAGATCGAGCTCGTGGTTTGGAGAAAAAAGTCGTCGTCGTTGTGCAGCTCGATCCTAAGTATGGCCGACTACACTACATGTCCCGGTGTACATCAcagcttgtgattgtctccGATGACTTACAAAG ttggagagaaaaagaaatttctgagGTTTTGGCCTGTCTTCACGCTGCAAAGTTGGGCACTTAG